The stretch of DNA GGCCGAAGACGTGGAATACCTGTTCTCGTCCGAGGGCTTTGCGTTCTCCGATGTCATCAAGTCGCTGCAAACCCTGAGCGCCCACGTGGCAAGCCTCTCCACGCAAATGGAACTCACGTCCAAACAAATGGAACTCGTGTCCAGGCAGATAAAGTTTATTATGTGGGCCATCGGGGTAGGGATCGCGGTAATTGCCATCATGGTGAATCTCTGAAATGCCCCCCTGCAATGGCCCGCTGAAATTCCCCTCTACCCACGGGCGGCGGCCCAAAGGCGACGGCAATTTATCCGCCATTGGCTCCGCTGAAACGGAACGCATGGTTCCGCAATGATTGCGCCCCGCCCCCGCCTGCTCTGGCCAGCGCCATGATCGAGATCGTGGTTGCCGACATCGCTACCCTTAAGGTGGACGCGATTGTCAATGCCGCCAACAGGACGCTGCTGGGCGGCGGCGGCGTGGACGGCGCCATCCACCGCGCCGCCGGGCCGCGCTTGCTGGCGGCCTGTCGCGCCCTGGGCGGTTGCGAGACCGGCGACGCCAAATACACTCCCGGCTTCGACCTGCCGGCGCGCTGGGTGATCCACGCCGTCGGCCCGGTGTGGCGCGGCGGCGGCCACGGCGAGGCCGAGTTGCTCGCCGCCTGCTACCGCCGCGCCCTTGCCCTGGCCGGCGAGTGCGGTGCGCGC from Gammaproteobacteria bacterium encodes:
- a CDS encoding O-acetyl-ADP-ribose deacetylase, encoding MIEIVVADIATLKVDAIVNAANRTLLGGGGVDGAIHRAAGPRLLAACRALGGCETGDAKYTPGFDLPARWVIHAVGPVWRGGGHGEAELLAACYRRALALAGECGARAIAFPSISTGAYGYPRRAAARVALTALAGGEALLDRIVCCCFSEADAAIYRDLAPPAA